The following coding sequences lie in one Rutidosis leptorrhynchoides isolate AG116_Rl617_1_P2 chromosome 6, CSIRO_AGI_Rlap_v1, whole genome shotgun sequence genomic window:
- the LOC139853113 gene encoding GDSL esterase/lipase CPRD49-like, whose protein sequence is MVGPRRPQFVLFGSSIVEFSFGDQGWGAILAHIYSRKVDIFVRGYGGWNSRNAVEVLDQVFPKDDAVQPSLVIVYFGGNDAVDPRPDGLNAHVPLSEYVENMRKIAIHLKSLSEKIRIIFLSASPINEDQLLSAVNVRKLKVFQKYAEACVEMSREMGIKAINLCDAFMQYRDWRTTCFTDGIHLTPVGSNIVATEILKVLTESDWKPSLHPEALPTEFA, encoded by the exons ATGGTTGGGCCAAGAAGACCACAATTCGTGTTATTCGGTTCTTCAATTGTTGAATTTAGTTTCGGTGATCAAGGTTGGGGTGCCATTCTTGCTCACATCTACTCTCGTAAA GTTGATATATTTGTGAGAGGATATGGCGGTTGGAACTCACGAAATGCCGTGGAAGTACTGGATCAGGTTTTTCCAAAG GATGATGCAGTGCAACCAAGTCTGGTTATAGTTTACTTTGGAGGTAACGATGCAGTGGACCCACGTCCAGATGGCCTAAATGCTCATGTACCTCTATCTGAGTATGTTGAAAACATGAGGAAGATAGCGATCCATCTCAAG AGCCTTTCGGAGAAGATACGCATAATATTTCTTTCTGCTTCTCCCATTAATGAAGATCAACTCTTAAG TGCTGTTAATGTTCGCAAACTTAAAGTGTTCCAAAAATATGCAGAGGCATGTGTTGAAATGTCCCGAGAGATGGGGATTAAAGCTATAAATCTTTGTGATGCATTTATGCAGTATCGTGATTGGCGAACAACGTGCTTTAC agaTGGGATACATTTAACACCTGTTGGGAGCAATATCGTGGCAACAGAGATACTAAAAGTCCTTACAGAATCCGACTGGAAACCGAGTCTGCATCCAGAAGCTTTGCCTACTGAGTTTGCTTAG
- the LOC139852411 gene encoding GDSL esterase/lipase CPRD49-like, protein MVGPRRPQFVLFGSSIVEYSFGHLGWGAILADIYSRKADVFLRGYSGWNSRQALQVLDQVFPKDDVLQPSLVIVYFGGNDSVRPSADGLGSHVPLPQYVTNMRKIAIHLKSLSEKTRVIFLTAPPVNEAQILQVLGIDGRENKLCQQYADACVELCQEMGIKVVNLCDTFKKQDNWLTTCFTDGIHFTPAGSKLVANEILKVLKEADWKPSLHWEALPREFSRTTLMARL, encoded by the exons ATGGTCGGGCCAAGAAGACCACAGTTCGTGTTGTTCGGTTCCTCAATTGTTGAATATAGTTTTGGTCATCTAGGCTGGGGTGCTATTCTTGCTGATATTTACTCTCGTAag GCCGACGTATTTTTGCGAGGATATAGTGGTTGGAACTCCCGCCAAGCGCTACAGGTACTGGATCAAGTGTTCCCAAAG GATGATGTATTACAACCATCTCTGGTGATAGTCTATTTTGGAGGTAATGATTCAGTGCGTCCTAGTGCTGATGGCCTTGGATCTCATGTACCTCTTCCTCAATATGTTACAAACATGAGAAAGATAGCGATCCATCTCAAG AGCCTTTCAGAGAAGACGCGCGTAATATTTCTTACTGCTCCCCCAGTGAATGAGGCTCAAATACTACAAGTGCTCGG TATTGATGGTCGCGAAAATAAACTATGCCAACAATATGCAGATGCTTGTGTAGAATTGTGCCAAGAGATGGGGATTAAGGTTGTTAATCTTTGTGACACATTTAAGAAACAAGATAATTGGTTGACAACGTGTTTTAC AGATGGGATTCATTTTACACCTGCCGGAAGCAAGTTAGTTGCAAACGAGATACTGAAGGTTCTTAAGGAAGCCGATTGGAAACCGAGTTTACATTGGGAAGCATTGCCTAGAGAGTTTAGCAGGACAACGCTAATGGCACGACTATAA